From a single Poecilia reticulata strain Guanapo linkage group LG2, Guppy_female_1.0+MT, whole genome shotgun sequence genomic region:
- the col8a1a gene encoding collagen, type VIII, alpha 1a isoform X1, giving the protein MRACVQKVEAKLTDECDGGESSSLALVMPPLLRPLATVLLQLVVFISVTGGAYYGHTQHPQPYQPMHHLQHINMGKGGFPQQQYLGKEVPYMQFPHYRKELPQTPLLKGKENPRKGGNYNAGKDNGLTIPSAVEGAALREQGPAGPPGPEGPPGPPGDGLPGPEGQLGPPGPPGLPGIGKLGLPGVPGKPGVIGEPGPQGKMGPRGEEGPTGQPGPQGPSGPPGLPGIGKPGMQGLPGQPGGKGEPGHKGLPGLPGLPGPKGDKGMGLPGQPGHKGLPGPPGPAGPRGLPGFGKPGLNGLPGPQGPPGHKGHSGESGLPGPAGKGGPPGPPGLPGQGKPGQNGLPGEPGRTGEKGPTGPPGLPGKPGLPGFGKQGLSGPKGDKGMNGPPGPPGLKGDKGHGGLPGMLGPPGPSGPSGPPGPIGRPGSVGAPGSKGDCGDGGPKGLDGAKGDLGPPGLPGKTGLTGDLGEPGPRGPPGPSGPKGADGYKGLPGIPGPPGTPGLRGVAGLPGEKGIQGSQGIPGIDGTAGPMGSPGPTGPKGENGLPGPPGTAVIGSPGLPGPAGPQGREGLSGLPGQPGQPGPPGPPGPPGEPVFSPEMAGVLSEMGPGLDGIKAGSYGKKSKYGGGGAEVMGSSGLEMPAFTAVASTPFPPVGSPVVFDKLLYNGRQNYNPQTGIFTCDIPGIYYFAYHIHCKGENVWVALMRNNEPVMYTYDEYKKGSLDQASGSAVLPLQPGDTVYIQMPSDQASGLYAGEYVQSSFTGYLLYPM; this is encoded by the exons ATGCGTGCATGTGTGCAGAAAGTTGAAGCCAAACTGACAGATGAATGCGACGGGGGCGAGAGCAGCAGTTTG GCTTTGGTCATGCCTCCCCTTCTTAGGCCCCTCGCCACTGTTCTGCTCCAGCTTGTCGTCTTCATATCTGTGACTGGTGGTGCATACTACGGACACACTCAACACCCCCAGCCGTACCAGCCAATGCACCACCTTCAGCACATTAACATGGGCAAGGGAGGTTTTCCTCAGCAACAGTACCTTGGCAAAGAAGTGCCCTACATGCAGTTTCCACACTACAGGAAGGAGCTGCCCCAGACCCCCCTGCTCAAAGGCAAAGAAAATCCTCGGAAAGGGGGAAACTACAATGCTGGCAAAGACAACG GTCTAACAATTCCTAGTGCAGTGGAAGGAGCTGCCCTGAGAGAACAAGGCCCAGCTGGACCACCTGGACCAGAGGGACCTCCAGGGCCTCCAGGAGATGGTTTGCCTGGTCCTGAAGGCCAACTGGGACCTCCAGGTCCACCAGGACTGCCTGGAATAGGGAAACTAGGCTTGCCTGGAGTGCCAGGAAAACCAGGTGTAATTGGTGAGCCTGGGCCTCAGGGAAAAATGGGACCCAGAGGTGAAGAAGGCCCCACTGGTCAACCAGGTCCTCAGGGACCCTCGGGCCCACCTGGGCTTCCTGGAATAGGTAAACCAGGGATGCAGGGATTACCAGGACAACCAGGTGGCAAAGGAGAACCAGGTCACAAGGGCCTGCCAGGACTGCCGGGATTACCGGGACCAAAAGGAGACAAAGGAATGGGCCTTCCAGGACAGCCTGGTCACAAAGGACTTCCTGGGCCTCCTGGACCGGCTGGCCCAAGAGGGCTGCCAGGTTTTGGAAAACCAGGGTTGAATGGTTTGCCAGGTCCACAAGGACCACCAGGACATAAAGGACATTCTGGGGAATCAGGGCTTCCTGGGCCAGCTGGGAAAGGAGGACCACCTGGCCCTCCAGGTCTACCTGGTCAAGGAAAGCCAGGTCAAAATGGTCTGCCTGGAGAACCAGGAAGGACAGGTGAAAAGGGCCCTACAGGACCACCAGGATTGCCAGGAAAACCAGGACTTCCAGGATTTGGTAAACAAGGACTTTCAGGACCAAAAGGTGATAAAGGAATGAATGGACCACCTGGGCCTCCAGGACTCAAAGGAGATAAGGGCCATGGCGGATTACCTGGAATGCTTGGACCTCCTGGACCAAGTGGTCCATCAGGTCCTCCAGGACCTATTGGACGACCTGGAAGCGTAGGTGCACCTGGTTCCAAAGGAGATTGTGGAGACGGAGGACCTAAAGGGCTTGATGGGGCCAAAGGTGACCTTGGTCCTCCAGGGCTTCCTGGTAAGACTGGTCTAACTGGGGACCTTGGGGAACCAGGTCCTAGAGGTCCACCTGGACCAAGTGGTCCTAAAGGTGCTGATGGGTATAAAGGTCTACCTGGTATACCTGGTCCCCCGGGAACTCCTGGTTTAAGAGGAGTGGCTGGATTACCTGGTGAAAAGGGTATTCAAGGATCTCAAGGAATCCCTGGAATAGACGGTACAGCTGGACCAATGGGATCTCCAGGTCCCACAGGACCTAAAGGAGAAAATGGACTTCCTGGTCCACCAGGCACTGCAGTCATTGGGAGTCCAGGCCTGCCTGGTCCTGCAGGACCCCAAGGAAGAGAGGGATTGTCTGGACTCCCAGGACAGCCAGGTCAACCTGGTCCACCTGGACCACCAGGACCACCTGGTGAACCTGTTTTCTCTCCAGAAATGGCTGGGGTTCTCTCTGAGATGGGACCAGGACTAGATGGTATTAAAGCCGGAAGTTATGGCAAAAAGAGCAAATACGGTGGAGGTGGTGCTGAAGTAATGGGTTCCAGTGGACTTGAAATGCCAGCATTTACGGCTGTAGCGTCCACTCCCTTCCCACCTGTGGGGAGTCCGGTTGTTTTTGATAAGCTGTTGTACAACGGCCGCCAAAACTACAATCCTCAGACAGGAATCTTCACCTGTGACATCCCCGGCATTTACTACTTTGCCTACCACATTCATTGCAAGGGAGAGAACGTGTGGGTGGCTTTGATGAGAAACAATGAGCCTGTGATGTATACATATGATGAATACAAAAAAGGTTCCTTAGACCAAGCCTCTGGAAGTGCAGTCCTGCCTCTCCAACCCGGGGACACTGTGTATATTCAAATGCCATCAGATCAAGCCTCAGGACTTTATGCTGGAGAGTATGTGCAGTCCTCCTTTACTGGGTATTTGCTCTATCCAATGTAA
- the col8a1a gene encoding collagen, type VIII, alpha 1a isoform X2 — MPPLLRPLATVLLQLVVFISVTGGAYYGHTQHPQPYQPMHHLQHINMGKGGFPQQQYLGKEVPYMQFPHYRKELPQTPLLKGKENPRKGGNYNAGKDNGLTIPSAVEGAALREQGPAGPPGPEGPPGPPGDGLPGPEGQLGPPGPPGLPGIGKLGLPGVPGKPGVIGEPGPQGKMGPRGEEGPTGQPGPQGPSGPPGLPGIGKPGMQGLPGQPGGKGEPGHKGLPGLPGLPGPKGDKGMGLPGQPGHKGLPGPPGPAGPRGLPGFGKPGLNGLPGPQGPPGHKGHSGESGLPGPAGKGGPPGPPGLPGQGKPGQNGLPGEPGRTGEKGPTGPPGLPGKPGLPGFGKQGLSGPKGDKGMNGPPGPPGLKGDKGHGGLPGMLGPPGPSGPSGPPGPIGRPGSVGAPGSKGDCGDGGPKGLDGAKGDLGPPGLPGKTGLTGDLGEPGPRGPPGPSGPKGADGYKGLPGIPGPPGTPGLRGVAGLPGEKGIQGSQGIPGIDGTAGPMGSPGPTGPKGENGLPGPPGTAVIGSPGLPGPAGPQGREGLSGLPGQPGQPGPPGPPGPPGEPVFSPEMAGVLSEMGPGLDGIKAGSYGKKSKYGGGGAEVMGSSGLEMPAFTAVASTPFPPVGSPVVFDKLLYNGRQNYNPQTGIFTCDIPGIYYFAYHIHCKGENVWVALMRNNEPVMYTYDEYKKGSLDQASGSAVLPLQPGDTVYIQMPSDQASGLYAGEYVQSSFTGYLLYPM, encoded by the exons ATGCCTCCCCTTCTTAGGCCCCTCGCCACTGTTCTGCTCCAGCTTGTCGTCTTCATATCTGTGACTGGTGGTGCATACTACGGACACACTCAACACCCCCAGCCGTACCAGCCAATGCACCACCTTCAGCACATTAACATGGGCAAGGGAGGTTTTCCTCAGCAACAGTACCTTGGCAAAGAAGTGCCCTACATGCAGTTTCCACACTACAGGAAGGAGCTGCCCCAGACCCCCCTGCTCAAAGGCAAAGAAAATCCTCGGAAAGGGGGAAACTACAATGCTGGCAAAGACAACG GTCTAACAATTCCTAGTGCAGTGGAAGGAGCTGCCCTGAGAGAACAAGGCCCAGCTGGACCACCTGGACCAGAGGGACCTCCAGGGCCTCCAGGAGATGGTTTGCCTGGTCCTGAAGGCCAACTGGGACCTCCAGGTCCACCAGGACTGCCTGGAATAGGGAAACTAGGCTTGCCTGGAGTGCCAGGAAAACCAGGTGTAATTGGTGAGCCTGGGCCTCAGGGAAAAATGGGACCCAGAGGTGAAGAAGGCCCCACTGGTCAACCAGGTCCTCAGGGACCCTCGGGCCCACCTGGGCTTCCTGGAATAGGTAAACCAGGGATGCAGGGATTACCAGGACAACCAGGTGGCAAAGGAGAACCAGGTCACAAGGGCCTGCCAGGACTGCCGGGATTACCGGGACCAAAAGGAGACAAAGGAATGGGCCTTCCAGGACAGCCTGGTCACAAAGGACTTCCTGGGCCTCCTGGACCGGCTGGCCCAAGAGGGCTGCCAGGTTTTGGAAAACCAGGGTTGAATGGTTTGCCAGGTCCACAAGGACCACCAGGACATAAAGGACATTCTGGGGAATCAGGGCTTCCTGGGCCAGCTGGGAAAGGAGGACCACCTGGCCCTCCAGGTCTACCTGGTCAAGGAAAGCCAGGTCAAAATGGTCTGCCTGGAGAACCAGGAAGGACAGGTGAAAAGGGCCCTACAGGACCACCAGGATTGCCAGGAAAACCAGGACTTCCAGGATTTGGTAAACAAGGACTTTCAGGACCAAAAGGTGATAAAGGAATGAATGGACCACCTGGGCCTCCAGGACTCAAAGGAGATAAGGGCCATGGCGGATTACCTGGAATGCTTGGACCTCCTGGACCAAGTGGTCCATCAGGTCCTCCAGGACCTATTGGACGACCTGGAAGCGTAGGTGCACCTGGTTCCAAAGGAGATTGTGGAGACGGAGGACCTAAAGGGCTTGATGGGGCCAAAGGTGACCTTGGTCCTCCAGGGCTTCCTGGTAAGACTGGTCTAACTGGGGACCTTGGGGAACCAGGTCCTAGAGGTCCACCTGGACCAAGTGGTCCTAAAGGTGCTGATGGGTATAAAGGTCTACCTGGTATACCTGGTCCCCCGGGAACTCCTGGTTTAAGAGGAGTGGCTGGATTACCTGGTGAAAAGGGTATTCAAGGATCTCAAGGAATCCCTGGAATAGACGGTACAGCTGGACCAATGGGATCTCCAGGTCCCACAGGACCTAAAGGAGAAAATGGACTTCCTGGTCCACCAGGCACTGCAGTCATTGGGAGTCCAGGCCTGCCTGGTCCTGCAGGACCCCAAGGAAGAGAGGGATTGTCTGGACTCCCAGGACAGCCAGGTCAACCTGGTCCACCTGGACCACCAGGACCACCTGGTGAACCTGTTTTCTCTCCAGAAATGGCTGGGGTTCTCTCTGAGATGGGACCAGGACTAGATGGTATTAAAGCCGGAAGTTATGGCAAAAAGAGCAAATACGGTGGAGGTGGTGCTGAAGTAATGGGTTCCAGTGGACTTGAAATGCCAGCATTTACGGCTGTAGCGTCCACTCCCTTCCCACCTGTGGGGAGTCCGGTTGTTTTTGATAAGCTGTTGTACAACGGCCGCCAAAACTACAATCCTCAGACAGGAATCTTCACCTGTGACATCCCCGGCATTTACTACTTTGCCTACCACATTCATTGCAAGGGAGAGAACGTGTGGGTGGCTTTGATGAGAAACAATGAGCCTGTGATGTATACATATGATGAATACAAAAAAGGTTCCTTAGACCAAGCCTCTGGAAGTGCAGTCCTGCCTCTCCAACCCGGGGACACTGTGTATATTCAAATGCCATCAGATCAAGCCTCAGGACTTTATGCTGGAGAGTATGTGCAGTCCTCCTTTACTGGGTATTTGCTCTATCCAATGTAA
- the jagn1a gene encoding protein jagunal homolog 1-A isoform X1 — MSYVSLKLLKSLKPRLALLALLIRTFVKYLAGWGERGGMLMLRSDCAHARCHVLYFITSFVLLYDAFNHRACPEDRPNMTSRVGPRTVSPNGTDFKPREKVAPRYQMNASLKSEVRKLNWVHLLIWLLVAAQVIVSHFDLVSHDTVSVPYQWEYPYLLSLIPLLCSSLSLPNNNISYLVISMISAGLFSVAPLIYGGMEMFPVAQQLYRHGKAYRFIFGFSAVTVMYLIMVVAVQVHAWQIYYMKKLLDSWFDATQEKKKK; from the exons ATGTCATACGTATCTTTGAAATTACTGAAATCCTTGAAACCGCGCCTCGCTTTATTAGCGCTGCTCATCAGAACATTTGTCAAATATTTAGCTGGGTGGGGTGAGAGAGGGGGGATGCTGATGCTGCGATCCGACTGTGCGCATGCGCGTTGCCATGTCCTGTATTTCATCACATCTTTTGTGTTACTGTACGACGCATTCAACCATCGAGCTTGTCCAGAG GATCGCCCGAACATGACATCCCGTGTTGGCCCCAGAACAGTCAGTCCAAATGGAACTGACTTCAAACCCAGAGAAAAGGTGGCCCCACGTTACCAGATGAA CGCTTCCCTGAAGTCAGAGGTGCGGAAGCTGAACTGGGTCCACCTTCTGATCTGGTTGCTAGTGGCTGCGCAAGTGATTGTGAGCCACTTTGACCTGGTTTCACACGACACGGTGTCCGTACCGTACCAGTGGGAGTACCCCTACCTGCTCAGCCTCATCCCCCTCCTCTGCAGCAGCCTGTCACTCCCAAACAATAACATCAGCTACCTGGTTATATCCATGATCAGTGCAGGGCTTTTCTCTGTGGCGCCTCTCATTTATGGTGGCATGGAGATGTTTCCCGTAGCTCAGCAGCTCTATCGCCACGGAAAAGCGTACCGCTTCATTTTTGGCTTCTCTGCTGTGACTGTTATGTACCTCATCATGGTGGTTGCTGTTCAAGTGCATGCGTGGCAGATATACTACatgaagaaacttttagattCATGGTTTGATGCCACtcaggaaaagaagaagaaatga
- the jagn1a gene encoding protein jagunal homolog 1-A isoform X2, translating into MTSRVGPRTVSPNGTDFKPREKVAPRYQMNASLKSEVRKLNWVHLLIWLLVAAQVIVSHFDLVSHDTVSVPYQWEYPYLLSLIPLLCSSLSLPNNNISYLVISMISAGLFSVAPLIYGGMEMFPVAQQLYRHGKAYRFIFGFSAVTVMYLIMVVAVQVHAWQIYYMKKLLDSWFDATQEKKKK; encoded by the exons ATGACATCCCGTGTTGGCCCCAGAACAGTCAGTCCAAATGGAACTGACTTCAAACCCAGAGAAAAGGTGGCCCCACGTTACCAGATGAA CGCTTCCCTGAAGTCAGAGGTGCGGAAGCTGAACTGGGTCCACCTTCTGATCTGGTTGCTAGTGGCTGCGCAAGTGATTGTGAGCCACTTTGACCTGGTTTCACACGACACGGTGTCCGTACCGTACCAGTGGGAGTACCCCTACCTGCTCAGCCTCATCCCCCTCCTCTGCAGCAGCCTGTCACTCCCAAACAATAACATCAGCTACCTGGTTATATCCATGATCAGTGCAGGGCTTTTCTCTGTGGCGCCTCTCATTTATGGTGGCATGGAGATGTTTCCCGTAGCTCAGCAGCTCTATCGCCACGGAAAAGCGTACCGCTTCATTTTTGGCTTCTCTGCTGTGACTGTTATGTACCTCATCATGGTGGTTGCTGTTCAAGTGCATGCGTGGCAGATATACTACatgaagaaacttttagattCATGGTTTGATGCCACtcaggaaaagaagaagaaatga
- the tfg gene encoding protein TFG isoform X2: MNGQLDLSGKLIIKAQLGDDIRRIPIHNEDITYDELVLMMQRVFRGKLQSNDEVTIKYKDEDDDLITIFDSSDLSFAIQCSRILKLTLFVNGQPRPLESSQVKYLRRELIELRNKVNNLLDSLEPPSEPGMTSTAPEHESVDGREGKVLTADXTAKQAPPVSAASMSAFDPLKNQDEVNKNVISAFGLSEDQAPAPQPGVPPQPQAPYVGVQQGPPTGVDGQVYQQYQAPGGYPPQQPGAPPQQQYAMQYPAGYSSQPGAPQPGPPQPQQQFQNYPPPSSQAPGPGPSPTPGFQTGQQQQPPHQPQGAQQYPPGAFPPQNYTSQGSQPANYSMPPSSQPGSGFQPRPGFTPPPGTAVTPPPGAANPYARNRPHYGQAYTQPGPGYR; encoded by the exons ATGAACGGACAGCTGGACCTGAGCGGCAAGCTGATCATCAAAGCCCAGCTGGGTGACGACATTCGACGCATCCCGATCCACAATGAAGACATCACATACGACGAGCTGGTGCTGATGATGCAGCGCGTCTTCAGAGGCAAGCTGCAGAGTAACGATGAAGTTACCATTAAATACAAAGATGAAG aTGATGACCTCATCACCATTTTTGACAGCTCTGACCTCTCCTTTGCAATCCAGTGCAGTAGAATACTCAAATTGACATTATTTG tgaaTGGTCAGCCTCGGCCTTTGGAATCCAGTCAAGTGAAGTACCTGCGCAGGGAGCTGATTGAGCTCAGGAATAAAGTCAACAACCTCCTTGACAGCCTGGAGCCGCCCTCAGAGCCTGGAATGACTTCCACGGCGCCTGAACACG aATCGGTGGATGGGCGTGAAGGCAAAGTAYTGACGGCAGACYCGACAGCGAAACAGGCTCCTCCGGTCAGCGCAGCCAGCATGTCGGCCTTTGACCCTTTGAAAAACCAGGACGAGGTCAACAAGAATGTCATTTCTGCTTTTGGTCTGAGCGAGGACCAGGCCCCAG CGCCTCAGCCAGGAGTGCCCCCTCAGCCACAGGCTCCTTATGTTGGCGTACAACAGGGACCCCCCACTGGAGTTGATG GTCAGGTGTATCAGCAGTACCAGGCTCCAGGTGGATACCCTCCTCAGCAGCCAGGTGCGCCACCGCAGCAGCAGTACGCCATGCAGTATCCCG CTGGATACAGTTCTCAGCCTGGAGCCCCTCAGCCTGGCCCYCCACAGcctcagcagcagtttcagaacTACCCTCCGCCCTCCTCCCAGGCTCCTGGTCCCGGTCCGAGCCCAACTCCTGGCTTCCAGAccggccagcagcagcagccgcctcATCAGCCTCAGGGAGCTCAGCAGTATCCACCCGGAGCCTTCCCTCCCCAAAACTATACCTCCCAGGGCTCCCAGCCTGCCAACTACAGCATGCCACCGAGCTCCCAGCCTGGCTCAGGGTTTCAACCCCGCCCGGGCTTCACCCCGCCGCCAGGCACTGCCGTCACTCCTCCACCCGGTGCCGCTAATCCCTACGCCCGCAACCGCCCACATTACGGTCAGGCCTACACTCAGCCGGGACCTGGGTACCGGTAA
- the tfg gene encoding protein TFG isoform X1: MNGQLDLSGKLIIKAQLGDDIRRIPIHNEDITYDELVLMMQRVFRGKLQSNDEVTIKYKDEDDDLITIFDSSDLSFAIQCSRILKLTLFVNGQPRPLESSQVKYLRRELIELRNKVNNLLDSLEPPSEPGMTSTAPEHESVDGREGKVLTADXTAKQAPPVSAASMSAFDPLKNQDEVNKNVISAFGLSEDQAPVAPPAVATEERSGTPDSIASSSSAAPQPGVPPQPQAPYVGVQQGPPTGVDGQVYQQYQAPGGYPPQQPGAPPQQQYAMQYPAGYSSQPGAPQPGPPQPQQQFQNYPPPSSQAPGPGPSPTPGFQTGQQQQPPHQPQGAQQYPPGAFPPQNYTSQGSQPANYSMPPSSQPGSGFQPRPGFTPPPGTAVTPPPGAANPYARNRPHYGQAYTQPGPGYR; this comes from the exons ATGAACGGACAGCTGGACCTGAGCGGCAAGCTGATCATCAAAGCCCAGCTGGGTGACGACATTCGACGCATCCCGATCCACAATGAAGACATCACATACGACGAGCTGGTGCTGATGATGCAGCGCGTCTTCAGAGGCAAGCTGCAGAGTAACGATGAAGTTACCATTAAATACAAAGATGAAG aTGATGACCTCATCACCATTTTTGACAGCTCTGACCTCTCCTTTGCAATCCAGTGCAGTAGAATACTCAAATTGACATTATTTG tgaaTGGTCAGCCTCGGCCTTTGGAATCCAGTCAAGTGAAGTACCTGCGCAGGGAGCTGATTGAGCTCAGGAATAAAGTCAACAACCTCCTTGACAGCCTGGAGCCGCCCTCAGAGCCTGGAATGACTTCCACGGCGCCTGAACACG aATCGGTGGATGGGCGTGAAGGCAAAGTAYTGACGGCAGACYCGACAGCGAAACAGGCTCCTCCGGTCAGCGCAGCCAGCATGTCGGCCTTTGACCCTTTGAAAAACCAGGACGAGGTCAACAAGAATGTCATTTCTGCTTTTGGTCTGAGCGAGGACCAGGCCCCAG ttgcTCCCCCTGCTGTTGCAACAGAGGAGCGCTCAGGGACTCCTGACAGCATtgcttcctcctcttctgcaGCGCCTCAGCCAGGAGTGCCCCCTCAGCCACAGGCTCCTTATGTTGGCGTACAACAGGGACCCCCCACTGGAGTTGATG GTCAGGTGTATCAGCAGTACCAGGCTCCAGGTGGATACCCTCCTCAGCAGCCAGGTGCGCCACCGCAGCAGCAGTACGCCATGCAGTATCCCG CTGGATACAGTTCTCAGCCTGGAGCCCCTCAGCCTGGCCCYCCACAGcctcagcagcagtttcagaacTACCCTCCGCCCTCCTCCCAGGCTCCTGGTCCCGGTCCGAGCCCAACTCCTGGCTTCCAGAccggccagcagcagcagccgcctcATCAGCCTCAGGGAGCTCAGCAGTATCCACCCGGAGCCTTCCCTCCCCAAAACTATACCTCCCAGGGCTCCCAGCCTGCCAACTACAGCATGCCACCGAGCTCCCAGCCTGGCTCAGGGTTTCAACCCCGCCCGGGCTTCACCCCGCCGCCAGGCACTGCCGTCACTCCTCCACCCGGTGCCGCTAATCCCTACGCCCGCAACCGCCCACATTACGGTCAGGCCTACACTCAGCCGGGACCTGGGTACCGGTAA